One genomic window of Eleginops maclovinus isolate JMC-PN-2008 ecotype Puerto Natales chromosome 12, JC_Emac_rtc_rv5, whole genome shotgun sequence includes the following:
- the LOC134873615 gene encoding transmembrane protein 252-like produces the protein MITDMKKQLWSLARMVLPALGCGLTCIGAYLVSLQIEYKYTLRVMFGYVMILSGILAVLIGVFWTICHSMKSKMYNRGGHAQHMDVYTIQRPSSFPPSYEESQGSQECPDPVPEFVVVVDGLEMVMSLAPPLYSQDSSDPPDCRWSREQPPRYSQVERAQQGEIDAGRQREAVAEH, from the exons ATGATAACAGATATGAAGAAGCAGCTGTGGTCCCTGGCCCGCATGGTCCTGCCTGCTCTGGGGTGTGGGTTGACCTGCATTGGGGCCTACCTAGTGTCCCTGCAGATCGAGTACAAGTACACTTTGAGGGTCATGTTTGGCTATGTCATGATTTTGTCGGGCATCCTGGCTGTGCTCATCGGAGTCTTCTGGACCATCTGCCACAGCATGAAGAGCAAGATGTACAACAGAGGAGGGCATGCACAGCACATGGATGTCTACACAATCCAGAG ACCAAGTTCCTTCCCTCCATCCTACGAGGAGTCCCAAGGCAGCCAGGAGTGTCCTGATCCAGTGCCAGagtttgttgttgtggttgaCGGGTTGGAGATGGTGATGAGCCTCGCCCCCCCTTTGTACAGCCAGGACAGCTCGGACCCTCCAGACTGCAGGTGGAGCAGGGAGCAGCCTCCTCGCTACAGTCAGGTGGAGCGTGCTCAGCAGGGGGAGATAGATGcagggaggcagagggaggcCGTGGCCGAGCACTGA
- the foxd5 gene encoding forkhead box protein D5 gives MTLSGEFEAAEHPASLLKEDEIDIVGEDESTSVRIYRNKCSTDPGYSAESGAEFDSSEPDSSGESENSFCADAPQSRKAQSSSVKPPYSYIALITMAILQSPVKKLTLSGICDFISNKFPYYRDKFPAWQNSIRHNLSLNDCFIKIPREPGNPGKGNYWSLDPASEDMFDNGSFLRRRKRFKRNQPEFGKDGLIFYSNLNCYRPYGQPYCVQGQVSPPPAAPIRYMPLQEGIMLPPSSYHILPQTLNSHGNSNGPKDFRTQLCSTDPAEPKSDLQAKCSFSIDSIMSKPSPFNAQNLNPSRNALGYGHLMSGPAARLVPTLLQAPFCPPVMLSNAPLRNGHLRLSYHHS, from the coding sequence ATGACTCTCTCCGGTGAATTTGAAGCTGCAGAACACCCTGCTTCGCTTCTCAAAGAAGATGAGATTGATATAGTGGGCGAGGATGAGTCTACCAGTGTGCGTATTTATAGAAATAAGTGCTCTACGGACCCCGGTTACTCGGCAGAATCTGGTGCTGAATTTGACTCTTCAGAGCCTGACTCCTCGGGGGAAAGCGAGAACAGTTTCTGCGCAGACGCCCCGCAGTCCAGGAAAGCCCAAAGCAGCTCTGTGAAGCCTCCTTACTCCTACATCGCCCTCATCACTATGGCCATCCTGCAGAGCCCGGTAAAGAAGCTGACGCTCAGTGGCATCTGTGACTTCATCAGCAACAAGTTCCCCTACTACAGAGACAAGTTCCCCGCTTGGCAGAACTCCATTAGGCACAACCTTTCCCTCAACGACTGTTTCATCAAGATCCCGAGGGAGCCCGGGAATCCGGGAAAAGGTAACTACTGGTCTCTGGATCCTGCCTCAGAGGACATGTTCGACAACGGCAGCTTTCTCCGACGTAGGAAGCGCTTCAAGAGAAACCAGCCCGAGTTTGGCAAAGACGGACTTATATTTTACTCCAACTTGAACTGCTACAGGCCATACGGGCAACCGTATTGCGTACAGGGCCAGGTGAGCCCCCCTCCCGCTGCTCCTATCCGGTATATGCCTCTGCAGGAGGGCATTATGCTGCCTCCCTCTTCCTATCACATTCTACCACAAACTTTGAACAGTCACGGGAACAGCAACGGGCCTAAAGACTTCAGAACGCAGCTTTGCTCCACAGACCCCGCTGAGCCAAAGTCTGACCTGCAGGCAAAATGCTCCTTCAGCATTGACAGCATCATGAGCAAGCCCTCTCCTTTCAACGCACAGAACCTGAATCCTTCTCGCAATGCTCTCGGGTATGGTCACCTCATGTCGGGCCCAGCTGCCCGTTTAGTCCCCACGCTCCTGCAGGCTCCGTTCTGTCCTCCTGTCATGCTGAGCAATGCTCCTTTAAGAAACGGGCACCTCAGACTCTCTTACCATCACTCCTGA
- the pgm5 gene encoding phosphoglucomutase-like protein 5, with amino-acid sequence METSPIPVVTVQTAPFDDQRPGTNGLRRKTAVFEGKKNYLQNYIQSLLSSIDLRDRQGCTMVVGSDGRYFSRAATEVIVQMAAANGIGRLVIGHNGLLSTPAVSCIIRKIKAIGGIILTASHNPGGPGGDFGIKFNVANGGPSTDTVMERICQVSRTLEEYAICPDLHIDLSRLGRQEFDLENKFKPFRVEIVDSVEVYLQLLRNIFDFSAIKSLLTGPDQLKIHIDAMNGVMGPYIRRILCEELGAPANSAVNCVPLEDFGGRPPEPNLIYATSLVEAMKGGDFGFGAAFDADGDRYMILGENGFFVNPSDSVAIMAANLSSIPYFRQLGVKGFARSMATSTALDRVAKAMKLALYETPTGWRYFGNLMDSGRCSLCGEESFGTGSDHIREKDGLWSVLMWLSIMAARKQSVEQIVKEHWAKFGRNYFCRFDYEALEPRAAFYLMRDLESVISDKAFTSQKFAVGDHIYSVERADNFEYIDPVDGSVARNQGLRIVFTDASRLVFRMSGSGGGTGATIRIYAESFERDPERHNRETQVVLGPLIAIALKISNVHERTGRRGPNVIT; translated from the exons ATGGAGACGAGTCCCATCCCGGTGGTGACGGTCCAAACCGCCCCCTTCGATGACCAGCGGCCCGGTACCAACGGACTGCGGAGGAAGACAGCGGTGTTCGAGGGGAAGAAAAACTACCTGCAGAACTACATCCAGAGCCTGCTGTCCTCCATCGACCTGCGGGACCGGCAGGGCTGCACCATGGTGGTGGGCAGTGATGGCCGCTACTTCAGCCGAGCTGCCACCGAGGTGATCGTGCAGATGGCAGCTGCCAACGGG ATTGGTCGTCTGGTAATCGGCCACAACGGCCTCCTGTCCACCCCCGCTGTTTCCTGCATCATCAGGAAGATCAAGGCCATCGGTGGGATCATCCTCACAGCTAGCCACAACCCCGGAGGCCCTGGTGGAGACTTTGGAATCAAGTTTAATGTGGCAAATGGAG GCCCGTCTACGGACACAGTGATGGAGAGGATCTGCCAGGTGAGCCGGACACTTGAGGAGTATGCCATCTGCCCTGACCTCCACATTGATCTGTCCAGGCTGGGAAGACAAGAATTTGACCTGGAGAACAAGTTCAAACCTTTCAGAG TGGAGATTGTTGACTCAGTTGAGGTATATCTACAGCTGCTGAGAAACATCTTTGACTTCAGTGCCATTAAAAGTCTTCTCACAGGACCAGATCAGCTCAAGATACACATAGATGCCATGAACGGAG TGATGGGTCCTTATATACGTAGGATCCTGTGTGAAGAGTTGGGAGCTCCGGCTAACTCTGCTGTCAACTGTGTCCCTCTGGAGGACTTTGGTGGCCGACCCCCAGAGCCCAACCTGATCTACGCCACCTCTCTGGTAGAAGCCATGAAAGGAGGTGACTTTGGCTTTGGAGCTGCATTTGACGCAGATGGG GACCGGTATATGATCCTAGGAGAAAACGGCTTCTTTGTGAACCCGTCAGACTCTGTGGCCATCATGGCTGCCAACCTCTCCTCCATCCCTTACTTCAGACAGCTAGGAGTTAAGGGCTTTGCCAGGAGTATGGCCACCAGCACCGCCCTCGACAG GGTAGCCAAAGCCATGAAACTGGCACTGTATGAGACTCCCACAGGCTGGAGGTACTTTGGGAACCTGATGGATTCTGGGCGTTGTTCCCTCTGCGGGGAGGAGAGCTTTGGGACAG GTTCAGACCACATTCGTGAGAAAGATGGATTGTGGTCGGTGTTGATGTGGTTGTCCATCATGGCGGCCAGGAAACAAAGTGTTGAGCAGATTGTCAAAGAACACTGGGCCAAATTTGGACGTAACTACTTCTGCAG GTTTGACTATGAAGCCCTGGAACCACGTGCAGCCTTTTACTTGATGAGGGACCTGGAGTCAGTAATCTCAGACAAAGCATTCACCAGCCAGAAGTTTGCTGTGGGAGACCACATCTACAGCGTGGAGAGGGCCGACAACTTTGAATACATCGACCCCGTGGATGGAAGCGTGGCTCGAAACCAG GGCTTAAGGATCGTCTTTACGGATGCATCCCGCCTGGTGTTTCGGATGAGTGGGAGTGGTGGTGGGACCGGGGCCACCATCCGCATCTATGCAGAGAGCTTCGAGAGAGACCCTGAGAGACACAACAGAGAGACGCAG GTAGTGCTGGGTCCTCTCATTGCCATCGCTCTGAAGATCTCCAATGTCCATGAGAGGACAGGGCGCCGTGGCCCTAACGTCATTACATGA